One bacterium genomic window carries:
- the truB gene encoding tRNA pseudouridine(55) synthase TruB, translating into MIVSISKPKGPTSHDIVDAVRRITGERRVGHAGTLDPMAEGVLIIGIGRDATKQLGTIVHSDKEYIATAHLGATSDTDDAEGAVQHASDAARGTVPSRNTIAHVLEQYTGTIHQVPPKYSAIKLRGKPAHRRMRGGEDVHLEPRAVEIKEIELLDYTWPLLRIRVVCGSGTYIRALARDIGATLGVGGYLAALTRTRVGTFTLDAALTLEQFDRHWRDASAA; encoded by the coding sequence GTGATTGTCTCCATCTCCAAACCAAAAGGGCCAACGTCGCACGATATCGTTGATGCGGTACGCCGCATCACGGGTGAACGACGCGTTGGCCACGCGGGTACCCTGGACCCCATGGCCGAGGGCGTGCTCATCATCGGCATCGGACGCGACGCGACCAAACAACTCGGGACGATCGTGCACAGCGACAAAGAGTACATCGCGACGGCGCACCTCGGAGCGACATCGGACACCGACGACGCCGAGGGTGCCGTCCAACACGCGAGCGACGCGGCACGTGGAACAGTGCCATCACGGAACACGATCGCGCACGTCCTCGAACAGTACACCGGCACGATCCACCAGGTTCCGCCGAAGTACAGCGCCATCAAGCTCCGTGGCAAACCGGCGCACCGCCGCATGCGCGGAGGTGAGGACGTGCACCTGGAGCCACGCGCGGTCGAGATCAAGGAAATCGAGCTCCTGGACTACACATGGCCGCTCCTCCGCATCCGCGTCGTCTGCGGATCCGGCACGTACATCCGCGCGCTCGCACGCGATATCGGTGCGACGCTCGGCGTTGGCGGTTACCTCGCCGCACTCACGCGCACACGCGTCGGTACATTCACGCTGGATGCCGCGCTCACGCTCGAACAGTTCGACCGGCACTGGCGCGATGCCTCCGCCGCGTAG
- a CDS encoding ribonuclease H-like YkuK family protein, whose amino-acid sequence MIFQSPTKGSLIFDEVIDEVCAEFRAQPKARYRIMIGSDSKVHGDTVDCISAIVLHRIGRGARYFWVHTQKDRFHTLRDRIWHEAVCSTTLAQSTLAALGERGAWGTDLEVHVDVGRHGPTKDLIQEICGYVRAYGFTVCIKPQAHAATCVADRYT is encoded by the coding sequence ATGATCTTCCAGAGCCCGACGAAGGGTTCACTCATCTTCGATGAGGTCATTGATGAGGTCTGTGCGGAATTCCGCGCGCAGCCAAAGGCACGGTACCGCATCATGATCGGTTCGGACTCCAAGGTGCATGGCGACACGGTGGATTGCATCTCGGCGATCGTGCTCCACCGCATCGGTCGCGGTGCGCGATACTTTTGGGTGCATACGCAGAAGGATCGGTTCCACACGCTGCGCGATCGCATCTGGCACGAGGCGGTCTGCTCAACAACGCTCGCGCAGAGCACGCTCGCCGCACTCGGGGAGCGGGGCGCGTGGGGGACGGACCTTGAGGTGCACGTGGATGTCGGGCGGCACGGGCCGACGAAGGACCTCATCCAGGAGATTTGCGGCTACGTCCGCGCCTACGGGTTTACCGTGTGCATCAAGCCGCAGGCGCACGCCGCGACGTGCGTTGCAGATCGGTACACGTAG
- a CDS encoding YebC/PmpR family DNA-binding transcriptional regulator, translating to MSRHNKWSKVKNQKGAADQRRAASFSKLARAISVCAREGGGDPTFNFKLRLVVDRAKAVNMPKDAIERAIARGTGEGSDVAIVQVMYEGFAPGGAAVLVECLTDNSNRTLAEVRQVFVKRGGNFGNEGSVRWMFEHRGIVQVAAPSASLQAPSKEQVELDLIEAGAEDVQWEEDGLIVVTAVEGLQQVQEAVEKLGLSVEDAGLRWIAKQETEIAEADHEQFEQFIGVLEELDDVQEVHTNAA from the coding sequence ATGAGTCGGCACAATAAGTGGTCAAAGGTGAAGAATCAGAAGGGCGCGGCGGATCAGCGGCGGGCGGCGTCGTTCTCGAAGCTCGCGCGGGCGATCAGCGTGTGCGCGCGTGAGGGCGGCGGGGATCCGACGTTCAACTTCAAGTTGCGGCTGGTGGTGGATCGCGCGAAGGCGGTGAACATGCCGAAGGACGCGATCGAGCGGGCGATTGCGCGCGGGACGGGTGAGGGCAGCGATGTCGCGATCGTGCAGGTGATGTACGAGGGGTTTGCGCCGGGCGGCGCGGCGGTGCTCGTGGAGTGCCTCACGGATAACTCGAACCGCACGCTCGCGGAGGTGCGACAGGTGTTCGTGAAGCGTGGTGGGAACTTTGGGAATGAGGGATCGGTGCGGTGGATGTTCGAGCATCGCGGCATCGTGCAGGTCGCAGCTCCAAGTGCATCGCTCCAAGCTCCAAGCAAGGAGCAGGTCGAGCTCGATCTCATCGAGGCGGGGGCGGAGGATGTGCAGTGGGAGGAGGACGGGTTGATCGTGGTGACTGCAGTAGAGGGATTGCAGCAGGTACAGGAGGCGGTAGAGAAGTTGGGGTTGAGCGTTGAGGACGCAGGGCTGCGATGGATTGCGAAGCAGGAAACGGAGATCGCGGAGGCGGATCATGAGCAGTTCGAGCAGTTCATCGGAGTACTGGAGGAACTTGACGACGTGCAGGAGGTGCACACGAATGCGGCGTAA
- a CDS encoding tyrosine-type recombinase/integrase, producing MDCLRSFSTFLQDALDHITVEDVKRFLDQRERRGVSGQTLNVYLSAIKTFSSIVLHVPLQSDVRHARRAKRLPIVLTRQEVARICAALTNRKHRLLIALAYGAGLRVSEVIALRVRDVDVQELTVTVRGGKGNRDRITVMPERLRDGILWLAEGQENTTCLFESARGGMLTSRSAQAIFAAACERAGVQKGATFHSLRHSFATHLLENGTDVRYVQELLGHANIRTTQIYTKVTNPQLRNIKSPL from the coding sequence TTTCGACGTTTTTGCAAGATGCACTCGATCATATTACCGTGGAGGACGTGAAGCGGTTTTTAGATCAACGAGAGCGACGGGGTGTTTCCGGGCAGACATTGAATGTATACCTCAGTGCGATCAAAACGTTTTCGAGTATTGTGCTGCATGTTCCGCTACAATCCGACGTGCGGCATGCAAGGCGAGCAAAGCGTTTGCCGATAGTACTCACACGACAGGAGGTTGCACGAATTTGCGCTGCGCTGACGAATCGGAAACATCGGCTATTGATTGCCTTGGCATATGGAGCAGGATTGCGTGTGAGCGAGGTGATCGCACTGCGCGTACGCGATGTTGATGTACAAGAGTTGACGGTGACTGTTCGCGGCGGGAAGGGTAATCGCGATCGCATCACCGTTATGCCAGAACGTTTGCGCGATGGTATCCTGTGGCTTGCGGAGGGGCAGGAGAACACCACCTGTCTCTTTGAGAGCGCGCGCGGAGGTATGCTCACCTCAAGAAGTGCGCAGGCGATTTTCGCTGCGGCGTGCGAGCGTGCCGGGGTGCAGAAGGGAGCGACATTCCATTCGCTTCGACACAGCTTTGCAACGCATCTCTTGGAGAATGGAACAGATGTTCGGTATGTACAGGAATTGCTCGGCCATGCGAACATTCGTACGACGCAGATATATACGAAGGTGACGAATCCGCAGTTGAGGAACATCAAGAGTCCGCTATGA